One window of the Flavobacteriaceae bacterium YJPT1-3 genome contains the following:
- the purU gene encoding formyltetrahydrofolate deformylase codes for MTQAIILIHCPDRKGLVAAITTFVKEAQANIIYLDQHVDRETDTFFMRLVCAFDTATELIRFRESFQTKMANPYDLSWQLFDHNETSRIALLVSKYDHCLYDLLGRHATGELRGAISLIISNHPDLSGVAKQFDIPFFHIPVNKETKKEAETKQLELLQKHEIDLIVLARYMQIISADFVAHYPNKIINIHHSFLPAFVGAKPYHAAFDRGVKIIGATSHYVTSDLDEGPIIEQETVRVSHIHGVQDFIMKGRDLEKIVLARAVKAHLDHKILVYGNKTIIFS; via the coding sequence ATGACCCAAGCCATTATTCTCATTCATTGTCCGGACCGTAAAGGTTTGGTTGCTGCCATTACCACCTTCGTCAAGGAGGCACAGGCCAATATCATTTATCTGGATCAGCATGTCGACCGGGAGACCGATACCTTTTTTATGCGTCTGGTATGTGCTTTTGATACCGCAACGGAATTGATTCGCTTTCGCGAAAGCTTTCAAACGAAGATGGCTAATCCCTATGATTTATCCTGGCAGCTCTTTGATCACAATGAAACCTCCCGAATCGCCCTCCTTGTGTCCAAATATGACCACTGCCTGTACGACCTGTTGGGAAGACATGCGACCGGAGAGCTCCGTGGAGCCATAAGTCTCATTATCAGTAATCACCCGGACTTATCTGGCGTTGCCAAACAATTCGACATTCCGTTTTTCCATATTCCTGTAAATAAGGAGACCAAAAAGGAGGCTGAAACCAAGCAGCTGGAACTCCTTCAAAAGCACGAGATTGATCTGATCGTCCTGGCGCGATATATGCAGATCATTTCGGCAGATTTTGTCGCCCACTACCCCAACAAAATCATCAACATCCATCATTCTTTCCTACCGGCTTTCGTAGGGGCCAAGCCCTATCACGCGGCTTTCGACAGAGGCGTCAAGATCATTGGCGCTACCAGTCACTACGTGACCTCTGATCTGGATGAGGGGCCCATCATTGAACAGGAAACCGTGCGCGTATCGCACATACACGGAGTGCAGGATTTTATCATGAAAGGCCGCGATCTGGAGAAGATCGTACTGGCACGCGCCGTCAAAGCCCATTTGGATCATAAAATCCTGGTTTATGGAAATAAAACCATCATCTTCTCCTAA
- a CDS encoding carbohydrate kinase family protein, producing MKPMKIVVAGPIPRDTISTYENDIIMRYGCVTHPVVALSKLMNAEDQVVPVSNVHRKDRTAILSELRDFSNVDTTSISDELDRGTVIYLDFKDQNNREEKQLACMNPLVPTDFEAHLDAAAFVFVPITDFEIALSSLQFIKKNSKGIIVFDAHGATTSMDVTGHRHRKFWVDADEWLPYIDVLKMNLEESQCMWFKNEYENDLPSIYDEEATDHLDDLAAHVLSKGTQYLYVTMDSRGCVLYQLEDGQIKKDWISSMPVGKVIDTTGCGDSFAGGLAYGFAKYNDPIKAGQFANILGALRTQGKTWEVFKSAEETEQLRQQTYA from the coding sequence ATGAAGCCCATGAAGATCGTAGTTGCAGGACCAATCCCCCGGGATACCATTTCCACGTATGAAAATGATATCATCATGCGCTATGGCTGCGTGACTCACCCGGTGGTTGCCTTGAGCAAGCTGATGAATGCTGAAGATCAGGTAGTCCCCGTTTCCAATGTACATCGTAAGGATCGAACAGCCATTCTTAGCGAGTTACGTGATTTTAGCAATGTGGATACGACTAGTATAAGCGACGAATTAGATCGGGGCACCGTGATCTATTTGGATTTTAAAGATCAAAACAATAGAGAGGAGAAACAATTGGCTTGCATGAACCCCTTGGTTCCCACCGACTTTGAAGCCCATTTGGATGCCGCCGCCTTTGTTTTTGTTCCCATTACTGATTTTGAGATCGCTTTGAGCAGCTTGCAGTTTATTAAGAAAAACTCCAAGGGCATTATAGTCTTCGATGCCCACGGCGCGACTACTTCTATGGATGTCACGGGGCATCGGCATCGCAAATTTTGGGTAGATGCAGACGAATGGCTGCCCTACATTGATGTGCTTAAAATGAATTTGGAGGAGTCGCAGTGCATGTGGTTTAAAAATGAATACGAAAATGATCTGCCTTCCATTTATGACGAAGAGGCTACTGATCATTTGGATGACCTGGCAGCGCACGTGCTGAGCAAGGGTACCCAATACCTTTATGTCACGATGGACTCCCGTGGATGCGTGCTGTATCAATTGGAAGATGGTCAAATAAAAAAAGACTGGATTTCATCGATGCCGGTAGGTAAGGTTATCGACACCACCGGCTGTGGAGATTCGTTTGCCGGAGGGCTGGCCTACGGATTTGCAAAATACAACGATCCCATCAAGGCCGGTCAATTTGCTAATATACTGGGGGCACTACGCACCCAGGGAAAAACCTGGGAAGTCTTCAAATCGGCTGAGGAAACAGAACAACTGCGCCAACAAACCTATGCTTAA
- a CDS encoding DUF4197 domain-containing protein: MKKLIAISCLFVLSSCAELQGVIGGLPGQDGMDSETIASGLRQALDFGIEKQVTRLTEEDGFYQNELVKILLPAELQKVDKTLRAVGLGSLADEGIKQLNRAAEDAVKEATPIFVEAVKGITFTDARTILLGNDRAATSYLEARTEDALYQKFNPVIQNSFAKVGADQIWNNLITRYNELPLTNDVNPDLTDYVTREALEGVFTMIAVEEQQIRNQVSARTTDLLRRVFALQDRRL, from the coding sequence ATGAAAAAACTCATTGCGATCAGTTGTTTGTTTGTCCTCAGCTCTTGTGCGGAGCTTCAGGGAGTCATTGGCGGATTACCCGGGCAAGACGGAATGGATTCGGAAACCATAGCCAGCGGCCTGCGCCAGGCTTTGGATTTTGGCATTGAAAAACAAGTCACCAGGCTGACCGAGGAAGATGGATTTTATCAGAACGAATTGGTCAAGATCCTCTTACCGGCCGAGTTACAAAAAGTGGATAAAACCTTACGGGCTGTAGGTCTAGGCAGCCTGGCCGACGAAGGAATCAAGCAATTGAATCGCGCTGCAGAAGATGCGGTCAAAGAAGCGACCCCTATTTTTGTGGAGGCGGTCAAAGGCATCACTTTTACCGATGCTCGCACCATATTACTCGGTAATGATCGTGCTGCGACCTCCTATCTTGAGGCACGTACGGAGGACGCCCTGTATCAAAAGTTCAATCCGGTCATTCAAAATTCTTTTGCCAAGGTAGGAGCGGATCAAATTTGGAATAATCTGATCACCCGATACAATGAATTACCCTTGACGAATGATGTGAATCCTGATCTCACCGATTACGTGACCAGAGAGGCCCTGGAAGGAGTGTTCACCATGATCGCCGTTGAAGAGCAACAGATCAGAAATCAGGTTTCTGCAAGAACCACAGACTTGCTTAGACGGGTATTCGCCTTACAAGATCGCAGACTATGA